Proteins co-encoded in one Pyxidicoccus xibeiensis genomic window:
- a CDS encoding ABC transporter permease, which translates to MNALWDTLRLAFGTFVSNPLRSFLTLLGIVIGATTVVAMMGLIQGLRNQVNESLSELGTNCFQVQRLPFGGELTPAQLAKRPRLNEGDLEAIRQQPSVLTAAAEDSKGGQKVSTAQRESRSSVSIWAGTPEYFQTNSVMLSAGRAFTDTEYLDGRRVAVIGADLADTLFPGVEALGQTVRIQGRSFLVVGTLKRKGGFLGGGGQDNNVMMPLSVFKQLFGVRDYRVSIQAHSAELVQRAQDEVTLLMRRRHGLKPTEEDDFFVFSNESATEMFNNISQVISVASFGVCLLSLLVGGIGILNIMLVAVTERTREIGIRKALGAKKRRILAQFATEAVVLSLTGGVLGVALGVGLAHLARWVLGLPTEVPMWAVLLSLGMSCGVGLGFGIYPAARAAKLDPVEAMRTE; encoded by the coding sequence ATGAATGCACTCTGGGACACCCTGCGGCTGGCGTTCGGGACGTTCGTCTCGAATCCGCTGCGCTCCTTCCTGACGTTGCTGGGCATCGTCATCGGCGCCACCACGGTGGTGGCGATGATGGGGCTCATCCAGGGGCTGCGCAACCAGGTGAACGAGAGCCTGTCCGAGCTGGGCACCAACTGCTTCCAGGTGCAGCGGCTGCCCTTCGGCGGCGAGCTGACGCCGGCGCAGCTGGCGAAGCGGCCTCGGCTGAACGAGGGAGATTTGGAGGCCATCCGCCAGCAGCCGTCGGTGCTGACGGCGGCGGCGGAGGACTCGAAGGGGGGACAGAAGGTGTCCACGGCGCAGCGCGAGTCGCGCTCGAGCGTGAGCATCTGGGCGGGGACGCCGGAGTACTTCCAGACGAACTCGGTGATGCTGTCGGCGGGGCGGGCCTTCACGGACACGGAGTACCTGGACGGCCGGCGCGTGGCGGTGATTGGCGCGGATCTGGCGGACACGCTGTTTCCAGGGGTGGAGGCGCTGGGCCAGACGGTGCGCATCCAGGGGCGCAGCTTCCTGGTGGTGGGGACGCTGAAGCGCAAGGGCGGCTTCCTCGGCGGTGGCGGCCAGGACAACAACGTGATGATGCCGCTGTCGGTGTTCAAGCAGCTCTTCGGGGTGCGGGACTACCGGGTGAGCATCCAGGCGCACTCGGCGGAGCTGGTGCAGCGCGCGCAGGACGAGGTGACGCTGCTCATGCGGCGGCGGCATGGGCTGAAGCCGACGGAGGAGGACGACTTCTTCGTGTTCTCCAACGAGAGCGCCACGGAGATGTTCAACAACATCTCCCAGGTCATCTCGGTGGCGAGCTTCGGGGTGTGCCTGCTGTCGCTCCTGGTGGGCGGCATCGGCATCCTGAACATCATGCTGGTGGCGGTGACGGAGCGGACGCGGGAGATAGGCATCCGCAAGGCGCTGGGGGCGAAGAAGCGGCGCATCCTGGCGCAGTTCGCGACGGAGGCGGTGGTGCTGTCGCTGACGGGCGGCGTGCTGGGCGTGGCGCTGGGCGTGGGGCTGGCGCACCTGGCGCGCTGGGTGCTGGGGCTGCCCACGGAGGTGCCGATGTGGGCGGTGCTGCTGTCGCTGGGGATGAGCTGCGGGGTGGGGCTGGGCTTCGGCATCTACCCGGCCGCGCGCGCGGCGAAGCTCGACCCCGTGGAGGCGATGCGGACGGAGTAG
- a CDS encoding ABC transporter permease: MSFRVDVWEGARIALLSLRSNRLRTVLTTVGIGVGVCTLLAIVGIIQGINRSFEEQLNQIGANTIQISKFPWTMNGDWWAYRNRKNLSADLVEPIMNASEHVLAAAPVFFERVEGRFLDRRINAVTLVGTSAEYSTVSSFVLESGRFLTQADVDHRAAVAVIGAELSRTLFPGLNPLGHRIYLEGKPFRVVGTLEAKGTILGENQDLVVAIPFRTFLSHYGNRHSPNIAVAVTSPEHVLDVQDALTAVLRRERSTPPGTPDDFAINRPEQLANMYAQLTGALYGAATGVGLITLLVGGIGIMNIMLVSVRERTREIGVRRALGARKRTIILQFLMEASCVSALGGAMGTLVGLGLARTISLITPLAAAVEPLTVVGGVGFAAMVGLLFGIWPAARAANLDPVEALRHE, translated from the coding sequence GTGAGCTTCCGGGTCGATGTGTGGGAGGGCGCGCGCATCGCGCTGCTCTCACTCCGTTCCAACCGTCTGCGGACCGTACTGACGACGGTGGGCATCGGCGTGGGGGTGTGCACCCTGCTGGCCATCGTCGGCATCATCCAGGGCATCAACCGCTCCTTCGAGGAGCAGCTCAACCAGATTGGCGCCAACACCATTCAAATCTCCAAGTTCCCGTGGACGATGAACGGGGACTGGTGGGCGTACCGCAACCGCAAGAATCTGTCCGCGGACCTGGTGGAGCCCATCATGAACGCGTCCGAGCACGTGCTGGCCGCGGCGCCGGTGTTCTTCGAGCGGGTGGAGGGGCGCTTCCTGGACCGGAGAATCAACGCGGTGACGCTGGTGGGCACCTCGGCCGAGTACTCCACGGTGTCCTCCTTCGTCCTGGAGAGCGGCCGCTTCCTCACCCAGGCGGACGTGGACCACCGCGCGGCGGTGGCGGTCATCGGCGCGGAGCTGTCCCGCACGCTCTTTCCCGGCCTCAACCCGCTGGGGCACCGCATCTACCTGGAGGGCAAGCCCTTTCGCGTGGTGGGGACGCTGGAGGCCAAGGGCACCATCCTCGGAGAGAACCAGGACCTGGTGGTGGCCATCCCCTTCCGCACCTTCCTGTCGCACTACGGCAACCGGCACTCGCCCAACATCGCGGTGGCGGTGACGTCGCCGGAGCACGTGCTCGACGTGCAGGACGCGCTGACGGCGGTGCTGCGCCGGGAGCGCAGCACGCCGCCCGGGACTCCGGACGACTTCGCCATCAACCGCCCCGAGCAGCTCGCCAACATGTACGCCCAGCTCACGGGCGCGCTCTACGGCGCGGCCACGGGCGTGGGCCTGATTACGCTGCTGGTGGGTGGCATCGGCATCATGAACATCATGCTGGTGTCGGTGCGCGAGCGGACGCGGGAGATTGGCGTACGGCGCGCGCTGGGGGCTCGCAAGCGCACCATCATCCTGCAGTTCCTGATGGAGGCCTCGTGCGTGTCCGCGCTGGGCGGGGCCATGGGCACGCTGGTGGGGCTGGGGCTGGCGCGGACGATATCGCTGATTACGCCGCTGGCGGCCGCGGTGGAGCCGCTGACGGTGGTGGGCGGCGTGGGCTTCGCGGCGATGGTGGGGCTGCTGTTCGGCATCTGGCCGGCGGCGCGGGCGGCGAACCTGGACCCGGTGGAAGCGCTCCGCCATGAGTGA
- a CDS encoding cysteine desulfurase family protein yields the protein MSPPERPLYLDHNATTPVDPEVVDAMLPYLREEFGNPSSGHPYGRRAREALEAARAKVAALIGARPGDVLFTSGGTEANNLAIRGTTEARAERRHVLTSVIEHPATKLPCDTLEWRGWRVTWLPVDADGRVRVEDAARALDAAGADTALVTLIHANNETGVLQPVAEVAALAHRHGATVHTDAAQSVGKVPVDVESLGVDLLTLVGHKLRAPKGVGALYVRPGTPLRPFVLGGGQERGLRPGTENVPYAVALGTACELARVRLSRGTAARAALRDRLWERLRAEVPGLVLNGHPTERLPNTLNVRFPGVRGGAVLAAAPEVAASTGSACHEGGESASPVLRAMGIPEAEALGAVRLSLGPDTTEAEVDRAAAALAGAWRRLSGR from the coding sequence ATGAGCCCTCCCGAGCGTCCCCTGTACCTGGACCACAACGCCACCACCCCGGTCGACCCGGAGGTGGTGGACGCGATGCTGCCGTACCTCCGAGAGGAGTTCGGCAATCCCTCCAGCGGGCACCCCTACGGCCGGCGCGCACGCGAGGCGCTGGAGGCGGCGCGCGCGAAGGTGGCGGCACTCATCGGTGCCCGGCCTGGAGACGTCCTCTTCACCTCCGGTGGCACCGAGGCCAACAACCTGGCCATCCGCGGCACCACCGAGGCCCGCGCCGAGCGGCGCCACGTCCTCACCTCCGTCATCGAGCACCCGGCCACCAAGCTGCCGTGCGACACGCTGGAGTGGCGCGGCTGGCGCGTGACGTGGCTGCCGGTGGACGCGGACGGCCGCGTGCGCGTGGAGGACGCGGCGCGGGCCCTGGACGCGGCGGGCGCGGACACCGCGCTGGTGACGCTGATTCACGCCAACAACGAGACGGGCGTGCTGCAGCCGGTGGCCGAGGTGGCCGCGCTGGCGCACCGGCACGGCGCCACCGTCCACACGGACGCGGCCCAGTCGGTGGGCAAGGTGCCGGTGGACGTGGAGTCGCTCGGCGTGGACCTCCTCACCCTGGTGGGCCACAAGCTCCGGGCGCCCAAGGGCGTGGGTGCACTGTACGTGCGGCCGGGCACGCCGCTGCGGCCCTTCGTGCTGGGCGGAGGGCAGGAGCGGGGCCTGCGGCCGGGGACGGAGAACGTGCCCTACGCCGTGGCGCTGGGCACCGCGTGTGAGCTGGCGCGCGTGCGGCTGTCGCGGGGCACCGCGGCCCGGGCGGCCCTGCGGGACAGGCTGTGGGAGCGGCTGCGCGCGGAGGTGCCCGGGCTGGTGCTGAACGGCCATCCCACCGAGCGGCTGCCCAACACCCTCAACGTCCGCTTCCCGGGCGTGCGCGGGGGCGCGGTGCTGGCGGCGGCGCCGGAGGTGGCCGCGTCCACCGGCTCGGCCTGTCACGAGGGCGGCGAGTCCGCCTCCCCGGTGCTGCGCGCCATGGGCATCCCCGAGGCCGAGGCCCTGGGCGCGGTGCGCCTGTCACTGGGGCCGGACACCACGGAGGCGGAGGTGGACCGGGCGGCGGCGGCCCTGGCCGGGGCGTGGCGGCGGCTGTCCGGACGCTGA
- a CDS encoding lysyl oxidase family protein, translating to MYLLRKITLSSLLAMLLCACPGGPDPIPDAGVDAGEPDAGKPDAGEPDAGEPDAGEPDAGEPDAGEPDAGAPDAGAPDAGPPDAGPGDAGPVLSEVPLWEVKNDPTYTAGCFGRSVAMGDVNGDGQKDLVVAAPPCLTFPRDPGRVYLFAGEAPFFIKSGISTVMDWRNTNTRTSGNQMVVSTGDVDGDAYADVLVSGQYGALVYKGRADLSQVFAEPLFLSPGGGVYNNAVLSDVDGDGLDDLVSLRGTQVSVFRATPGAETAPFTLVPRTNALFSSSVRRAGDLNGDGAEDLILINGTSYGLFLGCKPDSTMVCDGFIARSPTWVVQGRSMSFLPDVNDDGMPERFVGPGGGTVDLHLSDAATVGGYSTAPVWTVMGDPVFSQFGNPVVGTGDMDGDGKAHDFVVGSDGRLYFFSPAQGVSAELKPVWSWPRGDSLPSNYEGFMRFSVLAPGDMDGNGYTDLVVGMAPPVGLVGGPAGRVVILGGGAVPSAPAKPPHLPEVKACGLELDPVNGKPDLTVDADVLARSVYVENRFFAPDACEVLEGCVAGGGQRRLLRFSTSIVNLGKAAATVPNVEQRPDLYVFDECHGHDHLTNFAGYALRDAEGRDVVQGRKQGFYLVDYHRQCSDAAPYFLYSQQMGISAGWSDIYVADIPCQWIDITDLTDGTYTLRVGVDEQDIIDEEPTLPNEAKLNVRIEGSSVTVVP from the coding sequence ATGTACCTGCTGCGAAAGATCACGCTTTCTTCCCTGCTGGCGATGTTGCTGTGTGCTTGCCCCGGAGGCCCCGACCCCATCCCGGATGCCGGGGTGGATGCGGGCGAGCCGGATGCCGGTAAGCCCGATGCCGGCGAGCCGGATGCCGGTGAGCCCGACGCCGGCGAGCCCGACGCTGGTGAGCCCGACGCAGGCGAGCCCGATGCCGGTGCGCCCGATGCCGGTGCGCCCGATGCAGGCCCGCCCGACGCCGGCCCCGGAGATGCGGGCCCGGTCCTCTCCGAGGTGCCCCTGTGGGAGGTGAAGAACGACCCGACGTACACCGCCGGTTGCTTCGGCCGGTCCGTGGCCATGGGCGACGTGAACGGCGATGGCCAGAAGGACCTCGTGGTCGCCGCGCCGCCGTGCCTCACGTTCCCGAGAGACCCGGGGCGCGTCTATCTCTTCGCGGGTGAGGCCCCGTTCTTCATCAAGAGCGGTATCTCCACGGTGATGGATTGGCGGAACACGAACACGCGCACCAGCGGCAACCAGATGGTGGTGTCCACGGGCGACGTGGACGGGGACGCGTACGCGGACGTGCTCGTGTCCGGTCAGTACGGCGCGCTCGTCTACAAGGGGCGCGCGGACCTGTCCCAGGTGTTCGCCGAGCCGCTGTTCCTGTCGCCGGGCGGCGGCGTCTACAACAACGCCGTGCTGTCGGACGTCGATGGAGACGGCCTGGACGACCTGGTCAGCCTGAGGGGGACGCAGGTGTCGGTGTTCCGGGCCACCCCCGGCGCGGAGACGGCGCCGTTCACCCTGGTGCCCCGCACGAACGCCCTCTTCAGCTCCAGCGTGCGGCGCGCGGGCGACCTCAACGGCGACGGCGCCGAGGACCTCATCCTCATCAATGGGACGAGCTACGGCCTGTTCCTCGGGTGCAAGCCGGACAGCACGATGGTGTGTGATGGCTTCATCGCGAGGAGCCCCACGTGGGTGGTGCAGGGCCGGTCCATGAGCTTCCTTCCGGACGTGAACGACGACGGGATGCCGGAGCGCTTCGTGGGCCCGGGCGGTGGCACGGTGGACCTGCACCTGTCGGATGCGGCCACGGTGGGAGGCTACTCCACCGCGCCCGTGTGGACGGTGATGGGGGACCCGGTCTTCTCGCAGTTCGGCAACCCCGTCGTCGGCACGGGGGACATGGACGGAGACGGCAAGGCGCATGACTTCGTGGTGGGCTCGGATGGCCGGCTGTACTTCTTCTCCCCGGCGCAGGGCGTCTCCGCCGAGCTGAAGCCCGTCTGGTCCTGGCCGCGCGGCGACAGCCTCCCCTCCAACTACGAGGGCTTCATGCGCTTCTCGGTGCTGGCGCCGGGCGACATGGACGGCAACGGCTACACCGACCTGGTGGTGGGCATGGCCCCTCCGGTGGGGCTCGTCGGCGGGCCCGCGGGGCGCGTGGTCATCCTCGGCGGCGGCGCGGTGCCCTCCGCGCCCGCGAAGCCTCCGCACCTGCCGGAGGTGAAGGCGTGCGGCCTGGAGCTGGACCCGGTCAATGGCAAGCCGGACCTCACGGTGGACGCGGACGTGCTGGCGCGCTCGGTGTACGTGGAGAACCGCTTCTTCGCGCCGGACGCTTGCGAGGTGCTCGAGGGCTGCGTGGCCGGAGGCGGCCAGCGCCGCCTGCTGCGCTTCAGCACCTCCATCGTCAACCTGGGGAAGGCGGCGGCCACCGTACCCAACGTGGAGCAGCGGCCGGACCTCTACGTCTTCGACGAGTGCCACGGCCACGACCACCTCACCAACTTCGCCGGGTACGCGCTGCGTGACGCGGAGGGCAGGGACGTGGTCCAGGGCCGCAAGCAGGGCTTCTACCTGGTGGACTACCACCGCCAGTGCTCGGACGCGGCGCCGTACTTCCTCTACAGCCAGCAGATGGGCATCTCCGCCGGCTGGTCGGACATCTACGTCGCCGACATCCCCTGCCAGTGGATTGACATCACCGACCTCACGGACGGCACGTACACCCTCCGCGTCGGCGTGGACGAGCAGGACATCATCGACGAGGAGCCCACGCTGCCCAACGAGGCGAAGCTGAACGTCCGCATCGAGGGGAGCTCGGTGACGGTGGTGCCGTAG
- a CDS encoding MDR family MFS transporter, which produces MTASTSPASADVLPAAFPAFTKAQKVFTMLGALLGVLLAALDQTIVATAGPAIQADLHIPASLYPWLTTSYLVASTMMVPVWGKLSDLAGRRAVLAAGILVFLAGSFLCGVATSTLALIVFRAVQGLGSAALFTAALAVVADLFEPRERGKYQGLFGAVFGLSSVVGPLAGGFITDHLGWHWVFFINLPVGAVALALVLLRMPKLRPHGGRGRLDLPGAGALALAVVPLLLALSLGQNGEGAWAWSSWRILGLFALAGVATVLFIRLEARAHEPLLDLRLFRLRAFSAGNAAVFVIGAVFLSGVVFLPLFMVNVVGLSATRSGLTIMPLTLGVVAGNVLSGQLVSKLGRFKALMLGSLVLLMVGFTVMGFTLTPDSTQAEVTAKMVLVGLGLGPSIPLYTLAIQNSVPPQRIGVATSAATFFRQLGMTMGVALLGTVFAATLSRELATRLPAATQGLPASVRAQVAVAAPGTSGEDGPVGAVFEPEAVKVRLRAEFEAERQRLAAGREAASELARVQAEEQRALEAVDRAHLAVKESFTHGVSAVYRVAILIALLALLVTFFLPEQPMRRRGQGSAPAPMD; this is translated from the coding sequence ATGACCGCCTCCACGTCTCCAGCCTCCGCCGATGTGCTGCCCGCCGCGTTCCCGGCGTTCACCAAGGCCCAGAAGGTCTTCACCATGCTGGGGGCCCTGCTGGGGGTGCTGCTGGCGGCGTTGGATCAGACGATTGTCGCGACGGCGGGCCCGGCCATCCAGGCGGACCTGCACATCCCCGCCTCGCTCTATCCGTGGCTCACCACGTCGTACCTCGTGGCGTCCACGATGATGGTGCCGGTGTGGGGCAAGCTCTCGGACCTGGCAGGCAGGCGGGCGGTGCTGGCCGCGGGCATCCTCGTCTTCCTCGCGGGCAGCTTCCTGTGCGGAGTGGCGACGAGCACGCTGGCGCTCATCGTCTTCCGCGCGGTGCAGGGCCTGGGCAGCGCGGCGCTCTTCACCGCGGCACTGGCGGTCGTGGCGGACCTCTTCGAGCCTCGCGAGCGGGGCAAGTACCAGGGCCTCTTCGGCGCGGTGTTCGGCCTGTCCAGCGTGGTGGGCCCGCTGGCCGGCGGCTTCATCACCGACCACCTGGGCTGGCACTGGGTGTTCTTCATCAACCTGCCGGTGGGCGCGGTGGCGCTGGCGCTCGTGTTGCTGCGCATGCCGAAGCTGAGGCCCCATGGAGGCCGGGGACGGTTGGACCTGCCCGGCGCGGGTGCCCTGGCGCTGGCGGTGGTGCCGCTGCTGCTGGCGCTCAGCCTGGGGCAGAACGGCGAGGGAGCCTGGGCATGGAGTTCGTGGCGCATCCTGGGCCTGTTCGCGTTGGCCGGGGTGGCCACGGTGCTGTTCATCCGCCTGGAAGCGCGCGCCCACGAGCCGCTGCTCGACCTGCGGCTGTTCCGCCTGCGCGCCTTCAGCGCGGGGAACGCGGCGGTGTTCGTGATTGGCGCGGTGTTCCTGTCGGGCGTCGTCTTCCTGCCGCTCTTCATGGTGAACGTGGTGGGGCTGTCGGCGACGCGCTCGGGACTGACCATCATGCCGCTGACGCTGGGCGTGGTGGCCGGCAACGTGCTGAGCGGGCAGCTGGTGTCGAAGCTGGGGCGCTTCAAGGCGCTGATGCTGGGCTCGCTCGTGCTGCTGATGGTGGGCTTCACCGTGATGGGCTTCACGCTGACCCCGGACTCCACGCAGGCCGAGGTGACGGCGAAGATGGTGCTGGTGGGGCTGGGCCTGGGGCCGTCGATTCCGCTCTACACGCTGGCCATCCAGAACTCGGTGCCGCCGCAGCGCATTGGCGTGGCCACGTCGGCGGCCACCTTCTTCCGGCAGCTCGGGATGACCATGGGCGTGGCGCTGCTGGGCACGGTGTTCGCGGCGACGCTGTCTCGCGAGCTGGCGACCCGGCTGCCCGCCGCCACGCAGGGCCTGCCTGCGTCGGTGCGGGCACAGGTGGCCGTCGCGGCGCCAGGGACGAGCGGCGAGGACGGCCCGGTGGGCGCGGTCTTCGAACCCGAGGCGGTGAAGGTGCGGCTTCGCGCGGAGTTCGAGGCCGAGCGTCAGCGGCTCGCCGCAGGGCGGGAGGCCGCCTCGGAGCTCGCGCGGGTGCAGGCAGAGGAGCAGCGCGCGCTGGAGGCCGTGGACCGCGCGCATCTGGCGGTGAAGGAGTCCTTCACGCACGGCGTGTCGGCGGTGTACCGCGTCGCCATCCTCATCGCGCTGCTGGCGCTGCTGGTGACGTTCTTCCTGCCGGAGCAGCCGATGCGCCGCCGGGGCCAGGGGTCCGCGCCCGCGCCGATGGACTGA
- a CDS encoding adenylate/guanylate cyclase domain-containing protein, translated as MSEARSLEGPAPLLDGLCQRLVSQGVPLARASIVLFTLHPLLHGRSFRWRPGQSTAAEVHPHGLQHLPAFARSPFKALREGLPLIHRRLVAPPAPDDFPMLAELRADGLTEYLALPVCFSDGSRHAVSWATSAPGGFTEAQLALLHHVHPLLQLVLEVIARKDMTGVLLDTYLGRDTGRRILQGQIRRGDGETTSAVICLSDLRNFTALSDALPREALLELLNAYFETMVSAFHAHGAEVLKFMGDAVLAIFRIDADSPVEERCAAAARTVREAVAASTRDNAERRRKGLPTYEFGAALHVGDVMYGNIGASDRLDFTVIGPAVNLADRIGGLCAALKEPVLLSESFVSHFRGGTRDLGEHVLKGVGVPVRIYTLAAEAADSKALTAA; from the coding sequence GTGTCCGAGGCGAGGAGCCTGGAGGGACCGGCCCCGCTGCTCGACGGGCTCTGCCAGCGGCTGGTCTCCCAGGGGGTACCGCTCGCCCGCGCCTCCATCGTCCTCTTCACCCTGCACCCGCTGCTGCACGGCCGCAGCTTCCGCTGGCGCCCCGGTCAGTCCACCGCCGCGGAGGTCCATCCCCACGGCCTCCAGCACCTGCCCGCCTTCGCGCGCAGCCCCTTCAAGGCCCTGCGCGAGGGGCTTCCACTCATCCACCGCCGCCTGGTCGCGCCGCCCGCTCCGGATGACTTCCCGATGCTCGCCGAGCTGCGCGCGGACGGCCTCACCGAGTACCTCGCGCTGCCCGTGTGCTTCAGCGACGGCTCGCGCCATGCCGTGTCCTGGGCCACGTCCGCGCCCGGCGGCTTCACGGAGGCGCAGCTGGCGCTGCTCCATCATGTGCACCCGCTGCTGCAGCTCGTGCTGGAGGTCATCGCCCGCAAGGACATGACGGGCGTGCTGCTGGACACGTACCTGGGCCGCGACACGGGCCGGCGCATCCTCCAGGGACAGATTCGCCGGGGCGACGGTGAGACGACCTCCGCCGTCATCTGCCTGAGCGACCTGCGCAACTTCACCGCGCTCTCGGACGCGCTCCCGCGCGAGGCGCTGCTCGAGCTGCTCAACGCGTACTTCGAGACCATGGTGAGCGCCTTCCACGCGCACGGCGCGGAGGTGCTCAAGTTCATGGGCGACGCGGTGCTCGCCATCTTCCGCATCGACGCGGACTCGCCGGTGGAGGAGCGCTGCGCCGCAGCCGCCCGCACGGTGCGCGAGGCGGTGGCCGCCAGCACCCGTGACAACGCCGAGCGCCGCCGCAAGGGACTGCCCACCTACGAGTTCGGCGCCGCGCTCCACGTGGGCGACGTCATGTACGGCAACATCGGCGCCTCGGACCGGCTGGACTTCACCGTCATCGGTCCCGCCGTCAACCTGGCCGACCGCATCGGCGGCCTGTGTGCGGCCCTCAAGGAGCCGGTGCTCCTGTCGGAGTCCTTCGTCTCCCACTTCCGTGGCGGCACGCGAGACCTGGGCGAGCACGTGCTCAAGGGCGTGGGCGTGCCCGTGCGCATCTACACGCTCGCGGCCGAGGCCGCGGACTCCAAGGCGCTCACCGCCGCCTGA
- a CDS encoding M20/M25/M40 family metallo-hydrolase, translating into MPASTFVLSASLALLSGAAPAAKPAAAPSKPAATVKASAPAYPQAVAEKLIGPALTEGHAYARLAELTDGIGPRLSGSEGAEAAVQWALRSFKADGVKAWTEPVKVPRWVRGEERGEVLASARTRGHPLSLLALGDSPPTPPEGLTAEVVEVTSVEQLAALGDSVKGKIVFFNHTMTVAADYGRFAGLRGRGPAAAAKAGAVGALVRSLATASLRTPHTGSTRFEDGAPKIPAASIATEDADLLHRMLAGGPVRVKVVLGSSSLPDADSSNVIAEIRGREKPQEIVLIGAHLDSWDVGTGAHDDGAGVVMVMEAARLLAKLPQAPRRTVRVVLFMNEENGLRGARAYAEAHAAELPRHVAAMEMDAGGGRPVAVSLRAGAGGQDLVRPWLPPLVALGAANFSAREAGGADLSPMGPARVPFFGVEVDSSRYFDVHHTHADTLDKVDPQDLARSTAAVAWVTYALAEMPGTLVRPEPPAQPGPPAAAPQPKVSGH; encoded by the coding sequence TTGCCCGCATCCACCTTCGTCCTGTCCGCCTCCCTCGCGCTCCTGTCGGGCGCGGCGCCGGCGGCGAAGCCCGCTGCTGCTCCCTCGAAGCCCGCCGCCACCGTGAAGGCCTCTGCTCCCGCGTACCCGCAGGCCGTGGCGGAGAAGCTCATCGGCCCCGCGCTCACGGAAGGGCACGCGTATGCGCGCCTCGCCGAGCTGACGGACGGCATCGGCCCGCGCCTGTCCGGCTCGGAGGGCGCCGAGGCTGCGGTGCAGTGGGCGCTGCGCAGCTTCAAGGCGGACGGCGTGAAGGCGTGGACCGAGCCGGTGAAGGTGCCGCGCTGGGTGCGTGGCGAGGAGCGCGGCGAGGTGCTCGCCTCGGCGCGCACGCGCGGGCACCCGCTGTCGCTGCTGGCGCTGGGCGACAGCCCGCCCACGCCGCCCGAGGGCCTCACCGCCGAGGTGGTGGAGGTGACGTCGGTGGAGCAGCTGGCGGCGCTGGGTGACTCGGTGAAGGGGAAGATTGTCTTCTTCAACCACACGATGACCGTGGCCGCCGACTACGGCCGCTTCGCCGGGCTGCGCGGGCGGGGGCCCGCCGCCGCCGCGAAGGCCGGGGCCGTGGGCGCGCTGGTGCGCTCGCTGGCCACCGCGTCGCTGCGCACGCCGCACACCGGGTCCACGCGCTTCGAGGACGGCGCGCCGAAGATTCCCGCCGCCTCCATCGCCACGGAGGACGCCGACCTGCTGCACCGCATGCTGGCCGGCGGGCCCGTGCGCGTGAAGGTGGTGCTGGGGAGCTCGTCGCTGCCGGACGCGGACTCGTCCAACGTCATCGCGGAGATTCGCGGGCGGGAGAAGCCGCAGGAAATCGTGCTCATCGGCGCGCACCTGGACTCGTGGGACGTGGGCACGGGGGCGCACGACGACGGTGCGGGCGTGGTGATGGTGATGGAGGCGGCGCGGCTCCTCGCGAAGCTGCCGCAGGCGCCGCGTCGCACGGTGCGGGTGGTGCTGTTCATGAATGAGGAGAATGGCCTGCGCGGGGCGCGTGCGTACGCGGAGGCGCATGCGGCGGAGCTGCCCCGGCACGTGGCGGCGATGGAGATGGACGCGGGTGGAGGCAGGCCCGTGGCGGTGAGCCTGCGGGCGGGGGCGGGAGGCCAGGACCTGGTGCGGCCGTGGCTGCCGCCGCTGGTGGCGCTGGGGGCGGCGAACTTCTCCGCGCGCGAGGCGGGCGGCGCGGACCTCAGCCCGATGGGGCCGGCGCGGGTGCCCTTCTTCGGCGTGGAGGTGGACAGCAGCCGCTACTTCGACGTGCACCACACGCATGCGGACACGCTGGACAAGGTGGACCCGCAGGACCTGGCGCGCAGCACCGCCGCGGTGGCGTGGGTGACGTATGCCCTGGCGGAGATGCCCGGGACGCTCGTGCGTCCGGAGCCGCCCGCGCAGCCGGGCCCGCCGGCCGCCGCTCCGCAGCCGAAGGTCTCCGGACACTGA